One part of the Hydra vulgaris chromosome 01, alternate assembly HydraT2T_AEP genome encodes these proteins:
- the LOC100198255 gene encoding uncharacterized protein LOC100198255 — MSVQYAPTRLKIPEGFQALLEGLAREVLREQPSDILKFSADYFKNRLALREGESCKNSSTKSESASVKDCALPKRDSVVQPKLSIHKKTSVLQQNPVASEKISETSRKDSTALLKKKDSVQDEKNDVLPQNVSFRKDSIPKRNSNLNSISHEKNGVSSKHVAIQNEAPLVDNTLLMNQESLVNSTRSSTVKINKRSSSIKNAEALSSKHLIDNTLSQSQVLDNNQEHQTMIELSSHSISQAVVDGTINENVGDVTHVDNHASLEETEKAAVIIQANFRGHLARKAIDSIKSSLDEPAVSGIQPMLSNNEHDLPSNNPVLSSSTNASPSNGRLSPTNHVVPPSAEHISSSVKSISSSIGRTSPTTGKNLQNTGHIPPNDILSKADNTSDNFKITSHTNAHISPSTKSSSLSNGRMSPTADNILSSTEKVASSNALPQTEHNLPNSRVTSPSTDRVTPSTKSISNSIGRTSPTEGISPINGKIATSDTMSKADAGAINSPSAGRFSSSSKSNSLGGGHASPTPENIFPSTEKISTNNALPQTDDNLPSSRVTSPNNGHISPSTKSISSNVGRTSPITGGISPSSGKVSPGDSLPNTDDKLQNSRVNSPITGNISPSSKSISLNDGRASPATQGIVSSSGKVSSNSDLPQTGDSLPNSRGTSPSTKHMPPSSKSASHSIGRASPTTEGISPSNGKILPSAADILNSNEHIASSAESNSLNNEQASVHVLAKTEHASPSNRRMSLNNVDVLPSTGHITNNPERVSPTTGRITPEIRVGSEVRVNSNKDTEHDVQNNESEMHTGKNAIESESGNVVDEVNTIVPENNQIDHEGISSETHQTETVDDHNNATTE; from the coding sequence AAAGCTGTAAGAATTCCTCTACGAAGTCAGAGTCTGCATCTGTTAAAGATTGTGCTTTGCCTAAAAGAGACTCAGTTGTTCAACCAAAATTatctatacataaaaaaacatcagtTCTTCAGCAAAATCCTGTAGCGTCAGAAAAGATTTCCGAAACTAGTAGAAAAGACTCTACagcacttttgaaaaaaaaagattctgttcaagatgaaaaaaatgatgttttgcCTCAAAATGTTTCCTTTAGGAAAGACTCTATACCAAAGAGAAATTCCAATTTGAATTCTATTTCCCATGAAAAGAATGGTGTGTCATCTAAACATGTTGCAATACAAAATGAGGCACCGCTTGTGGATAATACTTTGCTAATGAACCAAGAAAGTTTAGTAAATTCTACTCGAAGTTCcactgttaaaataaataagcgtTCCAGTTCTATTAAGAATGCAGAAGCTTTATCTAGTAAACACTTGATAGATAATACATTATCACAAAGTCAAGTTCTTGATAACAATCAAGAACATCAAACTATGATAGAGTTATCAAGTCACAGTATTTCTCAAGCAGTAGTCGACGGTACTATAAATGAAAATGTTGGTGATGTTACTCACGTTGATAATCATGCCAGTTTAGAAGAAACTGAAAAAGCAGCAGTTATTATTCAAGCAAATTTCCGTGGACATCTAGCTCGTAAAGCAATTGATTCTATAAAGTCCAGTTTAGATGAACCAGCAGTCTCGGGTATTCAGCCTATGTTGTCTAATAATGAACATGATTTGCCAAGTAATAATCCTGTTTTGTCTAGTTCCACAAACGCTTCACCAAGTAATGGGCGTTTATCTCCTACAAATCATGTTGTTCCTCCAAGCGCCGAGCATATTTCATCAAGTGTTAAAAGTATTTCATCAAGCATTGGGCGTACATCACCAACAACTggaaaaaatttgcaaaatactGGGCATATTCCACCTAATGATATTCTGTCTAAAGCTGATAATACTTCAGACAATTTTAAGATTACATCACATACAAATGCACACATTTCCCCAAGCACTAAAAGCAGTTCACTTAGCAATGGGCGTATGTCACCCACAGctgataatattttatcaagCACCGAAAAAGTTGCATCGAGCAACGCTTTGCCTCAGACAGAACATAATTTACCTAATTCTAGAGTTACTTCCCCTAGCACTGATCGCGTGACTCCAAGCactaaaagtatttcaaataGCATTGGTCGTACATCACCAACTGAAGGTATTTCACCGATCAATGGGAAAATTGCAACAAGCGACACTATGTCTAAAGCTGATGCTGGTGCAATTAATTCACCTAGCGCCGGACGTTTTTCTTCAAGCTCTAAAAGTAACTCGCTTGGTGGTGGGCATGCTTCACCAACAccagaaaatatttttccaagcactgaaaaaatttcaactaatAATGCTTTGCCTCAGACAGACGATAATTTGCCAAGCTCTAGGGTTACTTCACCGAACAATGGACACATTTCTCCAAGCACTAAAAGTATTTCAAGTAATGTTGGTCGTACATCACCAATAACTGGAGGTATTTCACCAAGTAGCGGAAAAGTTTCACCTGGTGACTCTTTACCTAATACCGATGATAAATTACAGAACTCAAGAGTTAATTCACCGATTACTGGAAATATTTCTCCAAGCTCTAAAAGTATCTCACTTAACGATGGACGTGCTTCACCAGCAACTCAAGGCATTGTGTCAAGCAGCGGGAAAGTTTCATCTAACAGTGATTTGCCTCAGACTGGTGATAGTTTACCGAACTCTCGAGGTACTTCACCAAGCACTAAACACATGCCCCCAAGTTCTAAAAGTGCTTCGCACAGCATTGGTCGTGCTTCTCCAACAACTGAAGGTATTTCACCGAGTAATGGAAAAATACTGCCTAGTGCTGCAGACATCTTAAATAGCAATGAACATATTGCATCAAGTGCTGAGTCTAATTCATTAAATAACGAACAAGCTTCAGTTCATGTCTTGGCTAAAACCGAACATGCTTCGCCTAGTAACAGACGTATGTCGCTTAACAATGTAGATGTTTTACCTAGCACTGGTCATATTACAAATAATCCGGAACGCGTTTCACCTACCACTGGACGTATTACACCAGAAATTCGAGTAGGCAGTGAAGTTCGtgtaaattcaaataaagaCACTGAACATGATGTTCAAAATAATGAAAGTGAAATGCACACTGGTAAAAATGCAATAGAAAGTGAATCTGGCAATGTAGTTGATGAAGTAAATACGATTGTCCCGGAAAACAATCAGATAGATCACGAAGGGATATCTTCAGAAACACATCAAACAGAGACCGTAGATGATCATAATAATGCAACCACCGAATAA